A genomic window from Chanos chanos chromosome 14, fChaCha1.1, whole genome shotgun sequence includes:
- the zbtb11 gene encoding zinc finger and BTB domain-containing protein 11 isoform X1 yields the protein MSCEESYLAIQRYLTDEREPYAPGTNGNTKRKIRKAAACYIVRNGILYYQRRQKGLDEFTELEVVLQAGRRKELIDEAHITSGGEHLNQHQTWETISQKYWWRGILKQVKDYIRECSHCQSKQERGRGNGDDVSGQTAARRPGRRRTAAAHFSDEEEDEEEDDMDGFGSSAQAKTKTASAVDKHELVFVDSKGVVKQFLPKHGQTTLDKLNQQRLGNQFCDITLLIEGEEHRAHKAVLAACSDYFYELFVEKGAVSSHEAVVDLSGFSKASFLPLLEFAYTSQLTFNFCVMAEVATLARHLLMAEVLQICESVHRQVEEQKLMVYQRGDVHTVVSAQPAPASEDPRAYVVTVQSDGQALVTHTSPADAEQTVTVLKDDDGTAETLALLAQCGQAVDGEAMTVVTHSGQAGSAESLAVVAHSGEVEAGETMTVVTHSGQAGSAESLAVVAHGGEVDAGETMTVVTHTGQAGSGESLAVVQACWSVEEPQVGDTPSTESMEPGAFLINVDPGRVAPTEVVHLAASAPPAVQEEPIPRAVEPPPQPKPTPPPAPPRRRGRPPKVKQAAPPVEEPEKTKVEEVGPAPEEEMKKEMQDNVVEGPNRRSSRKRFVGEGGYVRLHMGLESEEEEEKKGTSTVKVTQKRGEIRKGRLASSVKRRITDDGAEAGTESVPDGVKEDTEGAEPAPEEAGPAEGEPESAVDGEHACNECGMVFLRRYSLIMHTLKHEKSRGYKCTLCNKEFQYAASLRAHLARHKHQKSQRAPMSKASAEDSAGSEGQAKGRTKREFVCDICGKTLPKLYSLRIHMLNHTGVRPHACRACGKTFATKHSLRMHKVLHDATKRFHCSICDKTFVSKRSLEEHTSIHTGESKYLCTTCGMSFHRASGLSKHLKKHQPRPEVRAFACSHCDKSFYEAKDLQQHMNKHLGLKPFQCQVCGKCYSWKKDWYSHVKSHSVAEPYKCNVCGKEFYEKALFRRHIKKATHGKKGRVKQNLERECEHCGRKFTQLREYRRHMNNHQGVKPFECLTCGVAWADARSLKRHVRTHTGERPYVCPLCQEAHIDARTLRKHMSKYHGDQLPGKIMLEKDTLQFHNQGTQVEHAVSLLPPDLPPELRPTQAAPTEEIETVLITEETVEAMGAVQAVSEGTVTTLSDQSIMQVVNYVLAQQAGLPGGAKMEEAGDIIQTMEVEVAHVAEVAEVE from the exons ATGTCGTGCGAGGAGAGCTACTTAGCCATCCAGCGCTATCTTACGGACGAACGAGAGCCCTACGCGCCAGGAACTAACGGCAATACCAAGAGAAAGATACGTAAGGCAGCTGCATGTTACATAGTGCGAAACGGTATCCTTTATTACCAGCGTCGCCAAAAGGGCCTGGACGAATTTACCGAGTTGGAAGTGGTGCTACAGGCCGGGCGGCGGAAGGAACTTATAGATGAGGCGCACATTACCTCCGGAGGGGAACACCTCAACCAACATCAAACTTGGGAAACAATCTCTCAGAAATACTGGTGGAGAG GAATCCTGAAGCAAGTAAAGGATTACATCAGGGAGTGTAGCCATTGCCAAAGCAAGCAGGAGCGTGGCAGGGGAAACGGAGATGACGTTTCAGGCCAAACTGCAGCGAGACGACCCGGGAGGCGCAGGACCGCTGCTGCTCACTTCAGtgatgaggaggaagatgaggaagaagatgacATGGATGGATTTGGATCTTCTGCTCAGGCCAAGACCAAGACCGCCAGCGCGGTGGATAAGCACGAGCTGGTCTTT GTTGATAGCAAGGGTGTAGTGAAACAGTTCCTGCCCAAACATGGACAGACGACGCTGGACAAACTCAACCAGCAGCGTCTTGGCAATCAGTTCTGTGACATTACTTTGCTGATTGAGGGAGAAGAGCATCGAGCGCACAAAGCCGTCTTGGCTGCCTGCAGCGACTATTTCTACGAACTGTTTGTGGAGAAAGGAGCCGTGTCCAGTCACGAGGCTGTGGTGGATCTTTCAG GTTTCAGTAAAGCCAGTTTCCTTCCACTGCTTGAGTTTGCCTACACTTCCCAGCTGACCTTCAACTTCTGCGTCATGGCGGAAGTGGCCACCCTAGCCCGTCACCTGCTAATGGCCGAGGTTCTCCAGATCTGCGAGTCCGTCCACCGGCAGGTGGAGGAGCAGAAACTTATGGTCTATCAGAGAGGAGACGTCCATACTGTGGTCTCTGCCCAGCCTGCCCCTGCCTCAGAAGATCCCAGAGCTTACGTGGTGACGGTACAGAGCGACGGCCAAGCGTTGGTCACCCACACTTCGCCCGCAGATGCAGAGCAAACAGTGACGGTCCTCAAAGACGACGACGGGACCGCGGAGACCTTGGCTCTGCTCGCTCAGTGTGGCCAGGCGGTGGATGGAGAAGCCATGACAGTGGTCACGCACTCAGGCCAGGCCGGTTCAGCGGAGTCCCTGGCCGTGGTGGCCCACAGCGGGGAGGTGGAGGCTGGTGAGACCATGACGGTGGTCACGCACTCGGGCCAGGCTGGTTCGGCGGAGTCCCTGGCCGTAGTGGCCCACGGTGGGGAGGTGGATGCTGGTGAGACCATGACCGTGGTCACCCACACTGGGCAAGCAGGTTCAGGTGAGTCCCTGGCTGTGGTCCAGGCTTGCTGGAGTGTGGAGGAGCCACAGGTGGGTGACACTCCCAGCACTGAGAGCATGGAGCCTGGGGCTTTTCTCATCAACGTGGACCCTGGAAGGGTTGCTCCTACCGAGGTAGTGCACTTGGCAGCTTCAGCTCCTCCAGCTGTTCAAGAGGAGCCAATACCACGGGCAGTGGAACCTCCACCTCAGCCCAAGCCTACTCCACCACCAGCTCCACCCAGACGGAGAGGGCGTCCTCCGAAGGTGAAACAAGCAGCACCTCCAGTCGAGGAGCCAGAAAAGACGAAAGTGGAGGAGGTGGGACCTGCTccagaggaagaaatgaaaaaggagatgCAGGACAATGTGGTGGAGGGCCCAAACAGGAGGAGCTCAAGGAAGCGCTTTGTAGGGGAGGGAGGCTACGTCCGCCTTCACATGGGTCtggagagtgaggaagaggaggagaagaagggaaCCAGCACAGTGAAG GTCAcacaaaagagaggagaaattaGGAAAGGTCGTTTGGCGTCGTCGGTGAAGAGACGTATCACAGATGACGGCGCTGAGGCAGGGACAGAGTCGGTCCCTGACGGGGTGAAGGAGGACACCGAGGGGGCGGAGCCAGCACCAGAGGAGGCGGGGCCTGCGGAGGGGGAGCCTGAGAGTGCTGTAGATGGAGAACATGCGTGTAATGAGTGTGGCATGGTGTTTTTGAGACGTTACTCCCTCATCATGCACACGCTGAAACACGAGAAGTCACGTGGCTACAAGTGCACT ctGTGTAATAAAGAGTTCCAGTACGCCGCCTCTCTCCGCGCTCACCTGGCGCGCCACAAACACCAAAAGAGTCAGAGAGCCCCTATGAGCAAGGCTTCCGCCGAGGACAGCGCGGGGTCAGAGGGTCAGGCCAAGGGTCGCACCAAACGAGAGTTTGTGTGCGACATCTGTGGAAAGACTCTACCCAAGCTCTACTCCCTGCGTATCCACATGCTGAACCACACGGGCGTGCGTCCGCACGCGTGCAGGGCATGTGGCAAGACGTTTGCCACTAAACACAGCCTGAGAATGCACAAAGTGCTGCACGACGCCACAAAGAGATTCCACTGCTCCATCTGTGACAAGACCTTCGTCAGTAAGAGGAGTCTGGAGGAGCACACCAGCATtcatacag GTGAGTCCAAATACCTCTGCACTACCTGTGGGATGTCTTTCCACCGAGCGTCTGGACTAAGCAAGCACCTGAAAAAACACCAGCCCAGACCAGAAGTACGCGCATTCGCCTGCTCCCA ctgTGATAAGAGTTTCTATGAGGCAAAGGACCTGCAGCAGCACATGAATAAGCACCTGGGTCTTAAGCCCTTCCAGTGCCAGGTGTGTGGCAAATGCTACAGCTGGAAGAAGGACTGGTATTCACACGTTAAGTCGCACTCTGTCGCCGAGCCCTACaa atgtaatgtgtgtgggaaGGAGTTCTATGAGAAGGCCCTGTTCCGGAGGCACATAAAGAAAGCCACGCATGGGAAAAAAGGCCGAGTGAAACAGaacctggagagagagtgtgagcacTGTGGCCGCAAGTTCACCCAGCTCAGGGAGTACAGACGCCACATGAACAACCATCAGG gaGTGAAGCCATTTGAGTGCCTCACCTGTGGTGTGGCGTGGGCAGATGCCCGTTCCCTGAAGaggcacgtgcgcacacacacaggcgaaCGCCCGTACGTTTGCCCTCTGTGCCAGGAGGCCCACATCGACGCACGCACGCTTCGCAAACACATGTCAAAGTACCACGGCGACCAGCTGCCGGGCAAAATCATGCTAGAGAAAGACACTTTGCAGTTTCACAACCAGGGCACTCAGGTGGAACACGCTGTCAGTCTCCTCCCACCGGACCTGCCCCCTGAACTCCGCCCCACGCAGGCCGCGCCCACCGAGGAAATTGAGACGGTCCTCATCACCGAGGAAACAGTGGAAGCCATGGGGGCGGTTCAGGCCGTTAGCGAGGGTACCGTGACGACGCTGTCAGATCAGAGCATCATGCAGGTGGTGAACTACGTCCTTGCCCAACAGGCGGGACTTCCTGGTGGAGCTAAGATGGAGGAGGCGGGCGACATCATCCAGAcgatggaggtggaggtggcCCACGTGGCCGAAGTCGCGGAGGTGGAGTGA
- the zbtb11 gene encoding zinc finger and BTB domain-containing protein 11 isoform X2, with protein MSCEESYLAIQRYLTDEREPYAPGTNGNTKRKIRKAAACYIVRNGILYYQRRQKGLDEFTELEVVLQAGRRKELIDEAHITSGGEHLNQHQTWETISQKYWWRGILKQVKDYIRECSHCQSKQERGRGNGDDVSGQTAARRPGRRRTAAAHFSDEEEDEEEDDMDGFGSSAQAKTKTASAVDKHELVFVDSKGVVKQFLPKHGQTTLDKLNQQRLGNQFCDITLLIEGEEHRAHKAVLAACSDYFYELFVEKGAVSSHEAVVDLSGFSKASFLPLLEFAYTSQLTFNFCVMAEVATLARHLLMAEVLQICESVHRQVEEQKLMVYQRGDVHTVVSAQPAPASEDPRAYVVTVQSDGQALVTHTSPADAEQTVTVLKDDDGTAETLALLAQCGQAVDGEAMTVVTHSGQAGSAESLAVVAHSGEVEAGETMTVVTHSGQAGSGESLAVVQACWSVEEPQVGDTPSTESMEPGAFLINVDPGRVAPTEVVHLAASAPPAVQEEPIPRAVEPPPQPKPTPPPAPPRRRGRPPKVKQAAPPVEEPEKTKVEEVGPAPEEEMKKEMQDNVVEGPNRRSSRKRFVGEGGYVRLHMGLESEEEEEKKGTSTVKVTQKRGEIRKGRLASSVKRRITDDGAEAGTESVPDGVKEDTEGAEPAPEEAGPAEGEPESAVDGEHACNECGMVFLRRYSLIMHTLKHEKSRGYKCTLCNKEFQYAASLRAHLARHKHQKSQRAPMSKASAEDSAGSEGQAKGRTKREFVCDICGKTLPKLYSLRIHMLNHTGVRPHACRACGKTFATKHSLRMHKVLHDATKRFHCSICDKTFVSKRSLEEHTSIHTGESKYLCTTCGMSFHRASGLSKHLKKHQPRPEVRAFACSHCDKSFYEAKDLQQHMNKHLGLKPFQCQVCGKCYSWKKDWYSHVKSHSVAEPYKCNVCGKEFYEKALFRRHIKKATHGKKGRVKQNLERECEHCGRKFTQLREYRRHMNNHQGVKPFECLTCGVAWADARSLKRHVRTHTGERPYVCPLCQEAHIDARTLRKHMSKYHGDQLPGKIMLEKDTLQFHNQGTQVEHAVSLLPPDLPPELRPTQAAPTEEIETVLITEETVEAMGAVQAVSEGTVTTLSDQSIMQVVNYVLAQQAGLPGGAKMEEAGDIIQTMEVEVAHVAEVAEVE; from the exons ATGTCGTGCGAGGAGAGCTACTTAGCCATCCAGCGCTATCTTACGGACGAACGAGAGCCCTACGCGCCAGGAACTAACGGCAATACCAAGAGAAAGATACGTAAGGCAGCTGCATGTTACATAGTGCGAAACGGTATCCTTTATTACCAGCGTCGCCAAAAGGGCCTGGACGAATTTACCGAGTTGGAAGTGGTGCTACAGGCCGGGCGGCGGAAGGAACTTATAGATGAGGCGCACATTACCTCCGGAGGGGAACACCTCAACCAACATCAAACTTGGGAAACAATCTCTCAGAAATACTGGTGGAGAG GAATCCTGAAGCAAGTAAAGGATTACATCAGGGAGTGTAGCCATTGCCAAAGCAAGCAGGAGCGTGGCAGGGGAAACGGAGATGACGTTTCAGGCCAAACTGCAGCGAGACGACCCGGGAGGCGCAGGACCGCTGCTGCTCACTTCAGtgatgaggaggaagatgaggaagaagatgacATGGATGGATTTGGATCTTCTGCTCAGGCCAAGACCAAGACCGCCAGCGCGGTGGATAAGCACGAGCTGGTCTTT GTTGATAGCAAGGGTGTAGTGAAACAGTTCCTGCCCAAACATGGACAGACGACGCTGGACAAACTCAACCAGCAGCGTCTTGGCAATCAGTTCTGTGACATTACTTTGCTGATTGAGGGAGAAGAGCATCGAGCGCACAAAGCCGTCTTGGCTGCCTGCAGCGACTATTTCTACGAACTGTTTGTGGAGAAAGGAGCCGTGTCCAGTCACGAGGCTGTGGTGGATCTTTCAG GTTTCAGTAAAGCCAGTTTCCTTCCACTGCTTGAGTTTGCCTACACTTCCCAGCTGACCTTCAACTTCTGCGTCATGGCGGAAGTGGCCACCCTAGCCCGTCACCTGCTAATGGCCGAGGTTCTCCAGATCTGCGAGTCCGTCCACCGGCAGGTGGAGGAGCAGAAACTTATGGTCTATCAGAGAGGAGACGTCCATACTGTGGTCTCTGCCCAGCCTGCCCCTGCCTCAGAAGATCCCAGAGCTTACGTGGTGACGGTACAGAGCGACGGCCAAGCGTTGGTCACCCACACTTCGCCCGCAGATGCAGAGCAAACAGTGACGGTCCTCAAAGACGACGACGGGACCGCGGAGACCTTGGCTCTGCTCGCTCAGTGTGGCCAGGCGGTGGATGGAGAAGCCATGACAGTGGTCACGCACTCAGGCCAGGCCGGTTCAGCGGAGTCCCTGGCCGTGGTGGCCCACAGCGGGGAGGTGGAGGCTGGTGAGACCATGACGGTGGTCACGCACTCGGGCCAGGCTG GTTCAGGTGAGTCCCTGGCTGTGGTCCAGGCTTGCTGGAGTGTGGAGGAGCCACAGGTGGGTGACACTCCCAGCACTGAGAGCATGGAGCCTGGGGCTTTTCTCATCAACGTGGACCCTGGAAGGGTTGCTCCTACCGAGGTAGTGCACTTGGCAGCTTCAGCTCCTCCAGCTGTTCAAGAGGAGCCAATACCACGGGCAGTGGAACCTCCACCTCAGCCCAAGCCTACTCCACCACCAGCTCCACCCAGACGGAGAGGGCGTCCTCCGAAGGTGAAACAAGCAGCACCTCCAGTCGAGGAGCCAGAAAAGACGAAAGTGGAGGAGGTGGGACCTGCTccagaggaagaaatgaaaaaggagatgCAGGACAATGTGGTGGAGGGCCCAAACAGGAGGAGCTCAAGGAAGCGCTTTGTAGGGGAGGGAGGCTACGTCCGCCTTCACATGGGTCtggagagtgaggaagaggaggagaagaagggaaCCAGCACAGTGAAG GTCAcacaaaagagaggagaaattaGGAAAGGTCGTTTGGCGTCGTCGGTGAAGAGACGTATCACAGATGACGGCGCTGAGGCAGGGACAGAGTCGGTCCCTGACGGGGTGAAGGAGGACACCGAGGGGGCGGAGCCAGCACCAGAGGAGGCGGGGCCTGCGGAGGGGGAGCCTGAGAGTGCTGTAGATGGAGAACATGCGTGTAATGAGTGTGGCATGGTGTTTTTGAGACGTTACTCCCTCATCATGCACACGCTGAAACACGAGAAGTCACGTGGCTACAAGTGCACT ctGTGTAATAAAGAGTTCCAGTACGCCGCCTCTCTCCGCGCTCACCTGGCGCGCCACAAACACCAAAAGAGTCAGAGAGCCCCTATGAGCAAGGCTTCCGCCGAGGACAGCGCGGGGTCAGAGGGTCAGGCCAAGGGTCGCACCAAACGAGAGTTTGTGTGCGACATCTGTGGAAAGACTCTACCCAAGCTCTACTCCCTGCGTATCCACATGCTGAACCACACGGGCGTGCGTCCGCACGCGTGCAGGGCATGTGGCAAGACGTTTGCCACTAAACACAGCCTGAGAATGCACAAAGTGCTGCACGACGCCACAAAGAGATTCCACTGCTCCATCTGTGACAAGACCTTCGTCAGTAAGAGGAGTCTGGAGGAGCACACCAGCATtcatacag GTGAGTCCAAATACCTCTGCACTACCTGTGGGATGTCTTTCCACCGAGCGTCTGGACTAAGCAAGCACCTGAAAAAACACCAGCCCAGACCAGAAGTACGCGCATTCGCCTGCTCCCA ctgTGATAAGAGTTTCTATGAGGCAAAGGACCTGCAGCAGCACATGAATAAGCACCTGGGTCTTAAGCCCTTCCAGTGCCAGGTGTGTGGCAAATGCTACAGCTGGAAGAAGGACTGGTATTCACACGTTAAGTCGCACTCTGTCGCCGAGCCCTACaa atgtaatgtgtgtgggaaGGAGTTCTATGAGAAGGCCCTGTTCCGGAGGCACATAAAGAAAGCCACGCATGGGAAAAAAGGCCGAGTGAAACAGaacctggagagagagtgtgagcacTGTGGCCGCAAGTTCACCCAGCTCAGGGAGTACAGACGCCACATGAACAACCATCAGG gaGTGAAGCCATTTGAGTGCCTCACCTGTGGTGTGGCGTGGGCAGATGCCCGTTCCCTGAAGaggcacgtgcgcacacacacaggcgaaCGCCCGTACGTTTGCCCTCTGTGCCAGGAGGCCCACATCGACGCACGCACGCTTCGCAAACACATGTCAAAGTACCACGGCGACCAGCTGCCGGGCAAAATCATGCTAGAGAAAGACACTTTGCAGTTTCACAACCAGGGCACTCAGGTGGAACACGCTGTCAGTCTCCTCCCACCGGACCTGCCCCCTGAACTCCGCCCCACGCAGGCCGCGCCCACCGAGGAAATTGAGACGGTCCTCATCACCGAGGAAACAGTGGAAGCCATGGGGGCGGTTCAGGCCGTTAGCGAGGGTACCGTGACGACGCTGTCAGATCAGAGCATCATGCAGGTGGTGAACTACGTCCTTGCCCAACAGGCGGGACTTCCTGGTGGAGCTAAGATGGAGGAGGCGGGCGACATCATCCAGAcgatggaggtggaggtggcCCACGTGGCCGAAGTCGCGGAGGTGGAGTGA